The genome window GCTTCATCGAAATGCTCGGCGGAATAGGCTTCGTCCCCCGGGCTAAGCTCTGGGTGATCGGCACTATGGGCCGCAGGTGCGGCCAGCAATGCGAAGAGCATGAGTAAGTGAATGAGCTTTATGGCTTTCATGGGCGGTTACCTTTATCAGGATGCTTTCCGGCGTGGCTGGCCTGCGCTTTCGCCAGTACGTTTGCGTTGAGCCGCCAACAATATGTCGCTGAGTACTTTTGGCGAAAACGGTTTATGTATATAGGCGTCTATGCCGGCCTGTCTTGCCTGAGTTTTGGTTTTCTCAGCGTCGGAGGCGGTGAGAACGACAAAATAGCTTTTGTCGAACCCGGGGATAGTCCGCAGTGTCCGGCATAATGTCGCAGCATCCAGATCATGGAATACCCACTCGGTTATGATGATGTGCGGTTGTTGTTCCAAGGCAATATCCAGCCCCGCGCTTCCGGATTGAGCGGTATAAACCGTATGTCCGCCGGCGCTGAACAGCTTGTTCAGCATGAAAGTCAGCGCTTTATCCTGGTCTATCACCAGTATGCGCATTTTGCCGGTATTGTCCGGTGCCGGCTCCGTACTTGCGTTTTTCTGTGAGTCTATGTCCGCTTCATTTCGATCCGGTAGCTGGATAGGCGCACGTTCTCGTGTTTCTACGCCGAGCAGTTGACCCCAGGTACGCCACTCCTGCAGAGTTTGATTGGCGATATCGATTGTTGTTTCCGGGCTGAGACCGAGCGTAGCTGCGCTATGCAGGATTGCTGGCAGCTGTTCGGCTCTTTGCGGTTCCGTGGCAAGGCAGATACGGCCCAGCAACGAGGCCAGATGCAGCGTGTGAGTAAGCTTGCTTAAGCGTGAATCAGGGGCGTAGCGCGAATGTTCCGGGTTTTCATGGTGGAACACGCAATCTATGAATAACTGCGGGAATCCCCAATCCGTCATCATTTCCAAAGTGAGGTCGCGGCGGTTCATCCCGAAGCACTCCGACTCGGCCTGCAATAATTGCTCAGGCGAACGGTCGGCAAATTGCCGAAGCAACTTCGAATATTCAGTCGGACACGCGCTGGCCAGACATAGGCGGCCTATTTCGGCGATCAAGCCGCAGGTAAACAGCTCCGGTAGTTGCGCCACGGAAATTCTGCCGCCTATAACCATCGCCGCGCTGGCCATCGCCGTAGACTGCGACCAGAACTCAAGGTAGTTAAACCCCTCGCATCCGTTTTTTTGATTTTTGCGATTGGAAATTAGCGAAAAAGCCAGCGTCATCTGGCGTATTGCATTGATGCCGATGGTGATTAAAGTCGCGGTGGTAACCGAAGCCACCGGGCGGCGTTTACTGTTGGGGTCGACTATGTTGGCAATTTTAATGATGCGGCCAACCAGACCCGCATCGGCTTGAATCGTGCGGGCCAGTTCAGCAAGCGAGACATTGTCCTGTTCGCACAAACGGATGATCCTGAGCGCGACGCCTTCGGGCGAAGGTAATATGCCGGATGCTTTCAGTTCAGCGAAATTGATTGGATTGCTCACGTAAGAGGTTCGTCCTGATATTGTGCCCGTATTGCCAGCACATTCTCCCACTCTTTGAAAAATGCGTCTACACAGAGTGGGTCGAAGTGGCTGCCGCTATTGTCGCGCAGGTAGGCGACGGCGCGATCCAGTCCCCAATCCGGTTTATAGGGGCGCTCCGAGGTGAGCGCGTCGAAAACGTCCGCAATGGCGATAATACGTCCGTGCAACGGAATTTCTTCCCCTTTGAGGCCGTAGGGATAACCGCTGCCGTCGTATTTTTCATGGTGAGTGATGGCTATGATTGCCGCTGCCTGCAATAGCGCCGATGCGCTGCCTTTGAGTATCTCCGCGCCGATCTCGGCATGGCGGCACATGATTTGCTTTTCTTCTTCGTTCAGCGTATCCGGTTTGAGCAGGATATGATCCGGCGTTCCCATTTTGCCTATATCGTGCAATGGAGCCGCATCCAGTATCAATTCCTGTTCGCTTTCCGATAGCCCGAGATTTCTGGCTATGTGGCGTGAATAGTTGGCCATGCGCAACAGGTGCGCGCCGGTTTCCGGGTCGCGAAACTCGGCGGCTCTCGATAGTCTATAGATCAGTTCCCGCTCGCGCGCCTGTATTTCCTGCGTAGCTTTTTTAACTTCGGCTGCCAGCCAGTCGGCGCGGTTGGTCAGCTGCAGCTGGCTTTTGCGCAATGCCAGCATGTTGCGCACCCGAGCGATCAATTCGACCTTATCCAACGGCTTGGTCAGGAAATCGTTGGCGGAAAGTTCCAGCGCGCTATGCCGCACATTGCTTTCGATGTCGGCGGTTACCATAATGATGGGAATGGTTGCCTTGCCGCGCAGCCTTCGGAAGCGCTGAATGAATTGCAGCCCGTCCATTTCCGGCATCATATAGTCCACCAGTACCAGATCGGGGTCATTGTTCTCGCACCAGACCAGCGCCGGCAGCGGGTCGGTAAACTCAATCGGCTCTGCGTCATCCACGCGTTTCACCAGAAAGGAGAGCAGCGTGAGGTTGGTTTTGTTGTCGTCTACGATTAAAACATTCACGGCTTGTTTTTTTCCTGATTGGCACGCGGCTAAAGCCAAACAAATACGCTCCGGGAAGCGTGTATCCATAGTGAAGGATAGCAAATTCCGAGTCATCCATGAGGCCCGTGTTTCGTTCAATCATGCCGGAATGGCTGCTATGCGATACGAATAGGCTGAGGAATCTTGCCTGCTACTGTTGATACAGCGCGATTATTGAAGCAAAGCGTTACCGTCATGCTGTCACGGAGGTGTTCTGAAGCCGTTCATGGAGACTGGATTGCTCATTCCATCCCTGTGATCCGGGCTAAACTCCATTACCTGCGTCCTTGTTGATCCAGTCAAATTTGACCGGCATTCCCTGCCGGAATAACACTGCTTTTTTGTGATCCATCATAACCTATAGGCATGGGCGTTTCACTTATCCAGGTAACGCAAACGGAGCTTAAACGGATTCTATATTAAGCGATTTTTCAATAAACAGGGCGACGCCGTCTACTGTTGCATGTATCGATTTTTGTATTTCGACGATTTGTTGCATGTCGGCAGCCGTAGCCGCTTTTTCCAGTGCGCGGCTCTGCAGGTGCAGCGGGTCTATGCCCAGATTGGAGCCGGACCCTGCCAGTTGGTGCGCGATGGAGCGGATGTTGTCGAATTTTTTTTCCGTGATCGCAAATTCCAGTTTCTTCAGTAACTGGGCGGTCGATGTGCCGAATATATCGAATATTTCCCTGATGGTGGCTTTATCATCGCCGAATAAATCCTGCACGCGCGCCAGATCGACCGGGTTTAGCTCGGTCTGTCCGTTTTCCGTGTCTGTTCCTATAGATTCCGCTGACTTAATAACCGGCGGGCCGGGTAGCCAGCGTTCCAGCAGGACCTGCAGACTTTGCAGGCTGATGGGTTTGGGCAGGTAATCATCCATGCCGGTTTCCAGACAGCGCATGCGATCTTCCGGCAAGGCGTTGGCGGTCATTGCGACGATGGGGATGCGCTGCCGAGTGGCCTGCTCCGTCTTGCGGATGGCCCTGGTTGCTTCGTAACCGTCCATGACCGGCATCTGGCAGTCCATCAGAACCAGTCCGTATGACAGAAAATCCACGGCTTCTACCGCTTCCACGCCGTTATTGGCTATATGGGCGACGAAGCCCAGTTTGTTGAGCATATTGATCGTGATTTTCTGGTTTACTTCGTTGTCTTCGGCGACCAGTATCAGCGAGTGGTTTTTCAGCGCCTCGACGGTATCGATAACGGGCGGAGGCATGCGGCGATCTTGTTCTACCGGTAGATAGCGTTTACGGCGCTCGGTTGTTGTTACGAGCGCGTCGAGTAGCGAAGATTGTTTAATGGGTTGCAGCAAACCGCCATGAAACAGCGATTCATCCATGCTTCCCCACATGCTCTTGGTTTTTGCCAGCAGTACGATACGCAGTGTAGGGTGTATGTCGATCAAAGATTTTGTCAGCGCCGCGATATCTTCTTCCGGAAGATGCATATCCACGATGGCGACAGCGAAATCGGCGCTGGCACGGAGACGATGCTGTGCTTCGTCTCCATGTGAACAGGCTTCGGCGCGGATATTCCATGAGCGCAGATAAGTCAGCATGGTATGGCATTGCGCAGCGGACGCGCTCACTATCAAAATGCCCAGAGAAGAAATTCTATCCACATTGGGGGGAGGGGGCAGCATGGCTTTTTCGCCTCTGCCGGCCGGAATTTCGAGCCAGAAGGTGGAGCCTTGTTTTTTGATGCTGTGTACGCCGATGGCGCCGCCCATCAGCTCGGCCAGACGTTTGCATATCGACAGGCCCAGTCCCGTACCGCCAAACTTGCGGGTGACCGAGCTGTCGGCTTGCGTAAATGGTTGAAAAAGCCGGGCTATGACTTCAGGGGACATACCGATACCATGATCCTGAATTTCGAAACGCAACAGGTGTCTGTTATTGCCGATCGCTGAGGAATGAGCGCGGATGATGATTTCGCCTTCGGCGGTGAACTTGATCGCATTGTCTAGCAGATTGAGCAGAACCTGACGCAATCTTCCCGGATCGGTAACGACGACGGCGGGCGCGTTCGGATCGATGTGGCTTATCAGTGTAAGATCTTTCTGATGCGCCTTCGCAGCCATTAATTCCAGACTGCCTTCGACGAGAGGCACGAGAGCGAATTCCACATGCTCGATTTCCAGCCGCTCCGCCTCTATTTTTGAAAAGTCGAGAATATCGTTGATGATGACCAATAATGCATGAGCGGAGTCGCGTAGCGTTTGGGCGAACTCCTGCTGCTGAGCGTTGAGCGGCGTATCCAGCAGCAAATCGCTCATGCCGATTACGCCGTTCATCGGCGTGCGAATTTCGTGACTCATCATCGAAAGAAACTCGGATTTCAACCGGGTCGCTTTTTCGGCTTGCTCCTGGGCATGGCGCAGTTTGGTTATGTCGTAGAACCAGCCGATAATCGCCGCTTCATTTTTAAAGCGCTCGGGGAAATAGGATGCAAGCGCCCAGATTTTTTGATCGTCGCTGGTGAGTAACTCGATTTGCCGGTTGACGATGCTTTGTTCGTTGCGCAGCGTTTCGGTTATATCGAAATAATCCTGTTTGTTTCGATAAAACGATGCCGGATTCACGCCGAGCATGTCGTTCTTTTCGGTGTGCAGCAGACGCGCATAGGCGTTATTGGCGAATATCAGGCTGGAATCCGAGATGCGCTGGATATGAACTGCTATCGGGCTGATTTCCAGCAGATTGTGCATGCGTTGCTCGTTCTCGATCAGTTCGCTTTCTCTGTGCCGGGCATTGATCAGCATTTGCCGGCGTTCCCGGTTGATTATAGTTACCAGCATCGAGGTTATGATCAGTATGGATGTGTAGATCTGCAGCAATGCAACCGACACCAGCGGCCGTACGTTGCTGAACGGACCCAGGTTGCGCATCGTGCCGATGGTGGCGACTATGCTCAGTAGCGCGATCAACACACTGATTGCGCACAGTTCGAAACGGAAGGCGGCCCATAACAGTATGGGTAACAGTATGAACGCCATCGGATGGGCAATGGCTTCGAACACGTCGAAGAAGAAAAAATAGACCAGTGAGAGCGTCAGCACCAGCACGGCAAAGAACTCGGCGGAATGTAGATTTTTCCATCTCAACTCGCCCCGTCTTTGAAAAAAAGCGGTGAGTAGCGGCACGGTAGTCAGCGCGCCGCTCAGATCCCCTGTGTACCAGGTGAAGCTTTCCAGCGCGATGAGGGATTGGGGAAGGCGTCCCGACAGAACAAAACCGCCGATGCCCACCAGGGAATTAATCAGGCCGGCCAGCAGGACGGCAGCCACCATGCTGAGAAAATTATGTACCGATTCCAGAATATCCGTACCGCACATGAACCTGCGCGAAATGTGAAAAAAAACGGCGCCTTCCATAACATTGCCCACACTTGCCGCCAGCGCCGCCTGGCAACCGGATTTTTCCAGCAGCAATACGGTGAGAAATTGCCCGATAAAAATGCCGGGTAAGGCCTGCAAGCCGTACCAGACTGTCGCAGCCATGACGAGTCCTGTCGGCAACCAGCAGGGTGAGGCGGCGGTAGTATTATGGAAGTTGCCGAGCGTCAGCGACAGCTCTGCCATGATCATATAGGCCGGTATTATTTCCAGCGTAAGCCTGACGACAGCAACGGACTGGTCGCGTTTTTCTCCGCTTATATCAAGCCATGGACGCACTGAATTATTCGAAACCATTCAACTCACCCCTAAATTTACGTGCGTGTCAGGTCCGTCAGGAAAAATACACAGTCGAAGCTTACCGGGTTCATTCCTGCGTTCATTCTACCAGTTAAACTCTGCGTCATAGCCTGACGCGCCGCTTTTCATTTCATCGAACGGCAATTGATCTGCGGGGGATATTTCGGTTCCCGGCATAGAGCTCACCGCGTGCCGGATTCCAGTATACATCTCTTACTCGAAGCGCCTGCTTCGGCTGATTGTAGCCGGCTTTAAGCAGGCTACGCACGAAGCGTTCCGGGCAATTGGCTGTCATGCGCCAGCCCGCTTTGTCTTTTTTTTATTTGCGCCAGCTCATGCTGCAGATCCTGTATGTCTTTTTCGAACGCGAGGGTCGTGTCTGCAAAGTGAAATCCCAGCTTGAAGCGGCGGAATACTCCATTGCTGTCTGCCACTTCGGTACGGCATAGCTTTGCGGTGAAAGGGGTATTGAGTGATGAGGGCCAGGAAAATCGGCACCCCTGAAAAACCTGGCCAATTTCGAGCGTCTTTGATGCATCCTTATGATACTCATGCAAAAGTGAAAAACCTGTCAGCGATATGTCCAGTACCTGAAACGTATGAGTTTTTGAATCGGTTAACGCTATGGTGCATGTCATTCGCACAACAGGCGGAATGGCCGAACGGTAGGCCTGGCGCCGCTGTCTCCAATATAGCGATTTGGGAATGACCACCGCAAAAACCGGTTTGCCGCCCAGCGTTGCGGGAGATAACTTAGATGTTTTGAAGCGCGCGGGTATTCCTTCCACCGAGGTGGAGAAAACAAGCTCCTCGCAGTTTATTAAACTATTGTTCAGTTCCTCATTCGTGCTGATTTCTATGGTGAAAAGATTTTTAGCTGGCAATACTTTGGTAATGGTGGTCATGAAGCCGCCGCTCTCGGTGAAAGAGGGCTTTACGTGGATCAACACCGCCAGACGCTCCATTTGCATAAGCTGATCAACAACATGTGTTCTGCGCGTTATCGTATATGACGCATGATCGTCAGAAGTATGATTGTCTGCCACTGCATGTCCTGTCTCAAAGGGGAAACTATACCGATCGCATGATTGCCGCATTAATGTGCAACGGGCTTATGCATGCTACCCAGATACAGAAATACAGCCCTCTACCTTTCGTGCCGCCCGGTGCCAAGGGCTGCCGATGTTTGCAGGAATATCAGCGAAAAAACAAATCATGGGTAGCTTAGCGTTTCCATTATCGGTTGTAAATTGAGTCCCTATTTGGAAACGATTGCTTCATGCAGTACACGGTCACTTCTGTGCTCATTGCTGGACACGGAAGCGCCGTTTGCAGTGCAGTAAGCCCCAGCAGATCGCTACGCGCCGCCACGGACAATTGCGCCATGGCGTTCGGTACGATCATAGCGGCTTCCTGGCTACAAACTGAAACGCCTCATCGTTATCGTCTACGATGCCGGGACTACCGTGCATCCCCGCAACCCGGACAATTTTCTCCTGCATAACCGCCTGTTTGCTCGCCGTATCACCGATACGGGGGTGATCTCTGCGCGCGATAATGACAGGCTGATGCCGGATAACGACTTCGTGCTGCAAATCCAGGTTATCGTATCGTTCGTGATGAAGGACGGCGTCCAGGATATGGTCGCGCAGCTTGACCACGGTTTCGTTTTTGGATGCCAGCGCGCAGATATTCAGCCGCACCTTCGGCGTTTCGCTTTGTATCAGCTCGAAAAATTTAGGCACAAAAGGTTGCTTCGAAAATAGTGATCAGATTCAAGTCAATA of Candidatus Methylospira mobilis contains these proteins:
- a CDS encoding HDOD domain-containing protein yields the protein MSNPINFAELKASGILPSPEGVALRIIRLCEQDNVSLAELARTIQADAGLVGRIIKIANIVDPNSKRRPVASVTTATLITIGINAIRQMTLAFSLISNRKNQKNGCEGFNYLEFWSQSTAMASAAMVIGGRISVAQLPELFTCGLIAEIGRLCLASACPTEYSKLLRQFADRSPEQLLQAESECFGMNRRDLTLEMMTDWGFPQLFIDCVFHHENPEHSRYAPDSRLSKLTHTLHLASLLGRICLATEPQRAEQLPAILHSAATLGLSPETTIDIANQTLQEWRTWGQLLGVETRERAPIQLPDRNEADIDSQKNASTEPAPDNTGKMRILVIDQDKALTFMLNKLFSAGGHTVYTAQSGSAGLDIALEQQPHIIITEWVFHDLDAATLCRTLRTIPGFDKSYFVVLTASDAEKTKTQARQAGIDAYIHKPFSPKVLSDILLAAQRKRTGESAGQPRRKAS
- a CDS encoding type 2 periplasmic-binding domain-containing protein; the encoded protein is MPKFFELIQSETPKVRLNICALASKNETVVKLRDHILDAVLHHERYDNLDLQHEVVIRHQPVIIARRDHPRIGDTASKQAVMQEKIVRVAGMHGSPGIVDDNDEAFQFVARKPL
- a CDS encoding response regulator encodes the protein MVSNNSVRPWLDISGEKRDQSVAVVRLTLEIIPAYMIMAELSLTLGNFHNTTAASPCWLPTGLVMAATVWYGLQALPGIFIGQFLTVLLLEKSGCQAALAASVGNVMEGAVFFHISRRFMCGTDILESVHNFLSMVAAVLLAGLINSLVGIGGFVLSGRLPQSLIALESFTWYTGDLSGALTTVPLLTAFFQRRGELRWKNLHSAEFFAVLVLTLSLVYFFFFDVFEAIAHPMAFILLPILLWAAFRFELCAISVLIALLSIVATIGTMRNLGPFSNVRPLVSVALLQIYTSILIITSMLVTIINRERRQMLINARHRESELIENEQRMHNLLEISPIAVHIQRISDSSLIFANNAYARLLHTEKNDMLGVNPASFYRNKQDYFDITETLRNEQSIVNRQIELLTSDDQKIWALASYFPERFKNEAAIIGWFYDITKLRHAQEQAEKATRLKSEFLSMMSHEIRTPMNGVIGMSDLLLDTPLNAQQQEFAQTLRDSAHALLVIINDILDFSKIEAERLEIEHVEFALVPLVEGSLELMAAKAHQKDLTLISHIDPNAPAVVVTDPGRLRQVLLNLLDNAIKFTAEGEIIIRAHSSAIGNNRHLLRFEIQDHGIGMSPEVIARLFQPFTQADSSVTRKFGGTGLGLSICKRLAELMGGAIGVHSIKKQGSTFWLEIPAGRGEKAMLPPPPNVDRISSLGILIVSASAAQCHTMLTYLRSWNIRAEACSHGDEAQHRLRASADFAVAIVDMHLPEEDIAALTKSLIDIHPTLRIVLLAKTKSMWGSMDESLFHGGLLQPIKQSSLLDALVTTTERRKRYLPVEQDRRMPPPVIDTVEALKNHSLILVAEDNEVNQKITINMLNKLGFVAHIANNGVEAVEAVDFLSYGLVLMDCQMPVMDGYEATRAIRKTEQATRQRIPIVAMTANALPEDRMRCLETGMDDYLPKPISLQSLQVLLERWLPGPPVIKSAESIGTDTENGQTELNPVDLARVQDLFGDDKATIREIFDIFGTSTAQLLKKLEFAITEKKFDNIRSIAHQLAGSGSNLGIDPLHLQSRALEKAATAADMQQIVEIQKSIHATVDGVALFIEKSLNIESV
- a CDS encoding flagellar brake protein; its protein translation is MADNHTSDDHASYTITRRTHVVDQLMQMERLAVLIHVKPSFTESGGFMTTITKVLPAKNLFTIEISTNEELNNSLINCEELVFSTSVEGIPARFKTSKLSPATLGGKPVFAVVIPKSLYWRQRRQAYRSAIPPVVRMTCTIALTDSKTHTFQVLDISLTGFSLLHEYHKDASKTLEIGQVFQGCRFSWPSSLNTPFTAKLCRTEVADSNGVFRRFKLGFHFADTTLAFEKDIQDLQHELAQIKKRQSGLAHDSQLPGTLRA
- a CDS encoding HD domain-containing phosphohydrolase, translating into MNVLIVDDNKTNLTLLSFLVKRVDDAEPIEFTDPLPALVWCENNDPDLVLVDYMMPEMDGLQFIQRFRRLRGKATIPIIMVTADIESNVRHSALELSANDFLTKPLDKVELIARVRNMLALRKSQLQLTNRADWLAAEVKKATQEIQARERELIYRLSRAAEFRDPETGAHLLRMANYSRHIARNLGLSESEQELILDAAPLHDIGKMGTPDHILLKPDTLNEEEKQIMCRHAEIGAEILKGSASALLQAAAIIAITHHEKYDGSGYPYGLKGEEIPLHGRIIAIADVFDALTSERPYKPDWGLDRAVAYLRDNSGSHFDPLCVDAFFKEWENVLAIRAQYQDEPLT